A single genomic interval of Mauremys reevesii isolate NIE-2019 linkage group 24, ASM1616193v1, whole genome shotgun sequence harbors:
- the IQGAP3 gene encoding ras GTPase-activating-like protein IQGAP3 isoform X2 has translation MEPAAESGPARTGYERLTADEMDEQRRQNVAYQYLCRLEEAKRWMEACLNEELASPTELEESLRNGVVLAKLGHCFAPDVVPLKKIYDREQTRYEATGLHFRHTDNINHWREAMAHLGLPTIFHPETTDIYDKKNMPRVVYCIHALSLYLFKLGLAPQIQDLYGKVNFTEEEINNMKRELEKYGLQMPAFSKIGGILASELSVDEAAVHAAVLAINEAVERGVVEQTMAALHNPSAMLLNLRENLAAVYQEMLFQVKMEKAGNARNRYLQESPESEDIYDRCLTQAEIQGNINKVNVHGALEYVDDALERQDPPALCRALQDPVLALRGVQRENAAWYLDQLSTDREQKALELGYVDLLEQEEVQAGVYAANEKGDQEHAMRQAVSRINASIRRGEATETARELMSPEAQLPEAFPFAAQLYQHELFLLQQHHPQGELGQEELYVAVEMLSAVALIDRALEAGDVYGFWSSLVSPALGLSDIEDANAQRYFDDLLKLKRRSGKAGVAFLSWNDIQACVNSANVAVQDENDQILAVRLINEALAQDDPEKTLTALLLPSAGFSAVTLPGARRYHDVLTAALRQKAQVTGDDGAALWWEEIQQGVSKANQDTEAARRLALGIAAINQAIKEGKPAQTARVLRNPDVSLRGIVAECAGGYQAELAALLAAKGQAGNAKHHWVRHQLKDGSVYYFSLQSFEGSWERPRDCVLNSTHLSREEIQSTITGVTAAHDRERLWESNAGFVVRLQARVRGYLVRQEFVARRHLLQEQLPAVIKIQSCWRGYRQRRAYLQRLRYLQKTRDAVIKIQAYVRMWRARKRYRERLRYFRKNINAVIKIQAFVRANKARGDYRMLVYARNPPLSIVRRFAHLLEQSQHDFWEESELLKLREEVVKRIRSNQQLESDLNLMDIKIGLLVKNRITLQEVVSHCKKLTKKNKEQLSNLMAIDKQKGLKSLSKEKRQKLEAYQHLFYLLQTHPVYLAKLIFQMPQNKSTKFMESVVFTLYNYASNPREAYLLLQLFKTALQEEIRSKVDQLRDILTGNPTVIRLVVSFYRNARGQNALRQILGSPVQEVLQDKTLSVRTNPVDIYKAWINQLESQSGQKSKLPYDVSPEQALSHPEVQRRLDISIRNLLAVTDKFLSAITSSVEKIPYGMRYVAKVLKTSLAEKFPDAGEEDICKIVGNLLYYRFMNPAVVAPDGFDIVDISAGVALHPEHRRNLGSIAKILQHAAANKMFEGENGHLRVVNQYLEETHSKFRLNGKSKKQQSLHYTAARLFEKGVLLEIEDLPVSQFRNVIFDIIPCGEAGKFQVKAKFMGIDMEKFQLHYQDLLQLQYEGVAVMKLFDKAKVNVNLLIFLLNKKFFRK, from the exons ATGGAGCCGGCGGCGGAGTCCGGGCCGGCCCGGACGGGCT ATGAGCGTCTCACCGCCGACGAGATGGATGAGCAGAGGAGACAGAATGTCGCCTATCAATATCTCTGTCGCTTAGAGGAAGCGAAACG ATGGATGGAGGCTTGTTTGAACGAGGAGCTGGCCTCCCCTACGGAGCTGGAGGAGAGCTTACGGAACGGGGTCGTCCTCGCCAAGCTGGGACACTGCTTTGCACCAGACGTCGTCCCGCTGAAAAAGATTTATGACCGTGAGCAGACGCGCTACGAG gcaaCTGGACTTCATTTTCGACACACGGATAATATCAACCACTGGCGCGAGGCCATGGCCCACCTGGGGCTTCCTACG ATCTTTCACCCGGAGACAACAGACATCTACGACAAGAAGAACATGCCACGGGTGGTCTATTGCATTCATGCTCTGAG tttatACTTGTTTAAGCTGGGGCTGGCTCCACAGATCCAGGATTTATACGGGAAAGTGAACTTTACAG AGGAGGAAATTAACAACATGAAGCGGGAGCTGGAGAAATACGGCCTGCAGATGCCAGCCTTCAGCAAGATCGGCGGGATTCTCGCCAGCGAGCTCTCCGTGGATGAGGCAGCAG TCCATGCCGCTGTCCTCGCCATCAACGAAGCCGTGGAGAGGGGGGTGGTGGAGCAGACCATGGCGGCCCTGCACAATCCCAGCGCCATGCTGCTCAACTTGCGAGAGAACCTCGCTGCCGTTTACCAGGAGATGCTGTTCCAGGTGAAGATGGAGAAAGCTGGCAATGCCAGGAACCGG TACCTGCAGGAGAGCCCGGAAAGCGAGGATATTTACGACCGGTGTCTGACTCAGGCGGAAATACAAGGGAACATCAACAAAGTCAACG TGCATGGAGCGCTGGAATACGTGGACGATGCTCTGGAGAGGCAGGACCCTCCGGCTCTGTGCCGGGCCCTGCAGGATCCCGTCCTGGCCCTGCGTGGTGTGCAGCGGGAAAACGCAGCCTGGTACTTGGATCAGCTGAGTACCGACCGGGAGCAGAAAGCGCTG GAGCTGGGCTACGTGGACCTGctggagcaggaggaggtgcaggcgGGGGTCTACGCAGCCAATGAGAAGGGAGATCAGGAACACGCCA TGAGGCAGGCCGTGAGCCGCATCAACGCTTCGATCCGCCGGGGGGAGGCGACGGAGACGGCGCGAGAACTGATGAGCCCCGAGGCCCAGCTGCCCGAGGCGTTTCCCTTCGCCGCCCAGCTGTACCAGCACGAGCTGTTTCTGCTACAGCAACACCATCCGCAG ggtgagttggggcaggaggaactGTACGTTGCAGTGGAGATGCTCTCGGCCGTGGCGCTGATCGACCGGGCGCTAGAAGCTGGGGACGTCTATGGATTCTGGAGTAGCCTGgtcagccctgccctgggcctgTCTGATATCGAGGATGCAAACGCGCAGCG CTATTTTGACGACTTGTTGAAACTGAAGCGCCGGTCTGGGAAAGCCGGGGTTGCGTTCCTGAGCTGGAACGACATCCAGGCCTGCGTGAACAGCGCCAACGTGGCGGTGCAAGACGAAAACGACC AGATCCTCGCCGTCAGACTGATCAACGAGGCGCTGGCGCAGGACGACCCGGAGAAGACGCtcactgctctgctgctgccctctgccgggtTCTCTGCCGTGACGCTCCCAGGAGCGAGGCGTTACCACGATGTGCTGACCGCCGCGCTAAGGCAGAAAGCCCAG GTGACCGGAGATGATGGAGCAGCTCTCTGGTGGGAGGAGATCCAGCAAGGGGTTTCCAAGGCCAATCAGGACACCGAGGCAGCCAGGAGAC TGGCTCTCGGCATTGCTGCCATCAACCAGGCCATAAAAGAAGGGAAGCCGGCTCAGACGGCGCGCGTGCTGCGTAACCCGGACGTCTCCCTGCGCGGCATCGTGGCAGAATGTGCAGGGGGCTACCAGGCAGAGCTCGCCGCCCTCCTGGCTGCCAAGGGACAAGCGG GGAACGCCAAACACCACTGGGTCAGACACCAGCTGAAAGACGGCAGCGTGTATTACTTCAGCCTGCAGAGCTTCGAAGGCAGCTGGGAGCGGCCGCGTGACTGTGTCCTTAACTCCACCCACCTCAGCCGGGAGGAAATCCAG TCGACGATCACAGGAGTGACTGCGGCCCACGATCGGGAACGCCTCTGGGAATCCAACGCAGGATTCGTCGTGAGGCTGCAGGCCCGCGTGAGGGGCTACCTTGTCCGCCAGGAATTCGTGGCCCGCAGACATCTGTTGCAGGAGCAGTTACCAGCTGTTATCAAAATTCAA TCATGCTGGAGAGGATACAGACAGCGCAGAGCTTACCTGCAAAGATTACGGTACTTGCAAAAAACCAGAGATGCTGTGATAAAG ATCCAGGCATACGTGAGGATGTGGCGAGCTCGTAAAAGGTACCGGGAACGGCTGCGCTACTTCAGGAAGAAC ATTAATGCTGTAATTAAAATCCAGGCTTTTGTGAGAGCTAACAAGGCCCGTGGGGATTACAGGATGTTGG TCTACGCCAGGAACCCGCCACTGAGCATCGTCCGGCGCTTCGCCcacctgctggagcagagccagcaCGACTTCTGGGAGGAGTCGGAGCTGCTGAAGCTgcgggaggaggtggtgaagagGATCCGCTCCAACCAGCAGCTGGAGAGCGACCTCAACCTTATGGACATCAAGATCGGGCTTCTGGTTAAGAACAGGATCACGCTGCAG GAGGTGGTTTCCCACTGCAAGAAGCTGACGAAGAAGAACAAAGAGCAGCTGTCGAACCTGATGGCCATCGACAAGCAGAAGGGGTTGAAGTCGCTCAGCAAGGAGAAGCGCCAGAAGCTGGAGGCCTATCAGCACCTCTTCTACCTGCTGCAg ACCCACCCTGTGTACCTGGCTAAGCTGATTTTCCAGATGCCCCAGAACAAGTCGACCAAGTTCATGGAATCGGTGGTCTTCACACTCTACAACTACGCGTCCAACCCCAGAGAGGCCTACCTGCTCCTTCAGCTCTTCAAAACCGCCCTGCAGGAGGAGATCAG GTCTAAAGTCGACCAGCTCCGTGACATCCTAACGGGGAACCCCACCGTGATCCGGCTGGTGGTGAGCTTTTACCGGAACGCCCGCGGGCAGAACGCCTTGCGCCAGATCCTGGGCAGCCCCGTGCAGGAGGTTCTGCAGGACAAAACCCTCAGCGTCCGCACCAACCCCGTGGACATCTACAAGGCCTGGATCAACCAGCTGGAGTCTCAGAGCGGACAAAAGAG CAAGCTCCCGTATGATGTTAGCCCCGAGCAGGCTCTGAGCCACCCCGAGGTTCAGCGTCGGCTGGACATCTCCATCCGCAACCTCCTGGCGGTGACGGACAAGTTCCTCTCTGCCATCACCTCTTCCGTGGAGAAAATTCC CTACGGGATGCGTTACGTGGCCAAAGTCCTAAAGACGTCCCTGGCTGAGAAATTCCCAGACGCCGGCGAGGAGGATATCTGCAAG ATTGTTGGGAACCTGCTCTATTACCGTTTCATGAACCCGGCCGTGGTGGCTCCGGACGGCTTCGATATCGTTGATATCTCTGCCGGTGTGGCCCTGCACCCGGAGCACCGGCGCAACCTGGGCTCCATTGCCAAGATCCTGCAGCACGCGGCGGCCAATAAGATGTTTGAGGGGGAAAACGGCCATCTGCGGGTGGTGAACCAGTACCTGGAAGAAACCCACTCTAAGTTCAG